In Solimonas sp. K1W22B-7, the DNA window TACTACCGCCTGGCGACCTACCTGTTCATCCCGGTGCAGTACCTGAGCATCATCGGCGGCGCCTGGCTGGCGGTGAAGGGCGGCCTGCCGCTGCTGGACATCCTGGGCCTGGCGGTCTCGGTGGGCCTGGTCAGCGGCGCCGGCATCAACACGGCGCATGAGCTGGGCCACAAGCGCGAGACGCTAGAGCGCTGGCTGGCGCGCATCACGCTGGCGCCGGCGATGTACGGCCACTTCTACGTCGAGCACAACCGCGGCCACCACGTGCGCGTGGCGACGCCGGAAGACCCGGCGAGCTCGCGCCTCGGCGAGAGCTTCTATGCCTTCTGGCCGCGCAGCGTGATCGGCAGCCTGAAGTCGTCCTGGCACCTGGAGAAGGCGCGCCTGGAACGCCAGGGCAAGAGCGTGTGGCACTGGAGCAACGACAACCTGCAGAGCTGGGGCATGACGGTGCTGCTGTTCGGTGCGCTGGCCGTGTGGCTGGGCCCTGTCGTGCTGCCCTTCCTGATCTTCCAGGGCTTCATCGGCTTCTCGCTGCTGGAGGTGGTGAACTACCTGGAGCACTACGGCCTGGTGCGCCAGAAGGAAGCCAGCGGCCGCTACGAGCGCTGCAAGCCGGAGCATTCCTGGAACAGCAACCACACCGTGACCAACCTGATGCTGTACCACCTGCAGCGCCACTCGGACCACCACGCCAACCCGATGCGCCGCTACCAGGCCCTGCGCCACTTCGAACAGGCACCGCAGCTGCCCTCGGGCTACGCCGGCATGATCGTGGTGGCGATGATCCCGCCGCTGTGGCGCTCGATGATGGACAAGCGCGTGCTGGCCCACTACGCCGGCGACGTGACCCGCGCCAACATCCACCCGCCGGTGAGGGAGAAGATCCTGGCGAAGTATGGCGCCGACTATCAGACGCAGCGCGTAGGAGCCTGATCATGGAACGCTACCAGTGCAATGGCTGCGGCTATGTCTACGAAGCCGCCAAGGGGGATCCGCACAATGGGTATGCACCGGGCACGCCGTTCAGCGCGCTGCCGCAGGACTGGTGCTGCCCGGATTGCGCGGTGCGGGAGAAGCCGGATTTCGCGGTGCCCGAGGAGACGGCGGCATGAAGACCTGGACCTGCGTCACCTGCGGGGTGATCTACGACGAAGCCCAGGGCTGGCCCGATGACGGCATCGCCGCGGGTACGCG includes these proteins:
- a CDS encoding alkane 1-monooxygenase; its protein translation is MTTQTLDTGNTGNWKDGKRGLWMMGVLWPALPLISAALALGTGLGLFWWLTPVVIYGVLPLLDKLVGEDSNNAPESAVAALENDRYYRLATYLFIPVQYLSIIGGAWLAVKGGLPLLDILGLAVSVGLVSGAGINTAHELGHKRETLERWLARITLAPAMYGHFYVEHNRGHHVRVATPEDPASSRLGESFYAFWPRSVIGSLKSSWHLEKARLERQGKSVWHWSNDNLQSWGMTVLLFGALAVWLGPVVLPFLIFQGFIGFSLLEVVNYLEHYGLVRQKEASGRYERCKPEHSWNSNHTVTNLMLYHLQRHSDHHANPMRRYQALRHFEQAPQLPSGYAGMIVVAMIPPLWRSMMDKRVLAHYAGDVTRANIHPPVREKILAKYGADYQTQRVGA
- a CDS encoding rubredoxin, producing the protein MERYQCNGCGYVYEAAKGDPHNGYAPGTPFSALPQDWCCPDCAVREKPDFAVPEETAA